One genomic segment of Methylocystis sp. SC2 includes these proteins:
- the ftsH gene encoding ATP-dependent zinc metalloprotease FtsH, whose amino-acid sequence MNPHFRNLALWAIIGLLVVALVMLFQQPGQRTPIRDISYSELLTQIDQGRVHDVTIAGNEIVGHFNDNRPFTTYAPDDANLVPRLQAKNVSISAKPNNEGGSFLVTLLLNALPLVAFLAVWIFLSRQMQGGAGRAMGFGKSKAKLLTETQGRVTFEDVAGVDEAKEDLQEIVEFLRDPQKFQRLGGRIPRGVLLVGPPGTGKTLLARAIAGEAGVPFFSISGSDFVEMFVGVGASRVRDMFEQAKKNAPCIIFVDEIDAVGRHRGAGLGGGNDEREQTLNQLLVEMDGFEANEGIILIAATNRPDVLDPALMRPGRFDRQIQVPNPDFIGREKILKVHARKVPLAPDVDLKVVARGTPGFSGADLMNLVNEAALLAARRSKRIVTNQEFEDARDKIMMGAERRTLVMTDEEKKLTAYHEGGHALVSLNVPGSIPIHKATIIPRGRALGMVQGLPERDQISQSYEQLVAMLAMAMGGRVAEELIFGAAKTTSGAASDIQQATRIARAMVTQLGFSDKLGTVAYADPQQEQFLGYSLGRTQTFSEQTQETIDAEVRRLVQEAYEKARQILVDKRSDLDTLANALLEFETLSGDEIKGLLAGKRPVREESSPTPPPRGSAVPTTGQKPEPDVGGLEPHPI is encoded by the coding sequence ATGAACCCACACTTCAGAAACCTCGCGCTCTGGGCAATCATCGGGTTGCTCGTGGTTGCGCTTGTCATGCTGTTTCAGCAGCCTGGCCAGCGCACGCCGATCCGCGACATTTCATATAGCGAACTGCTGACGCAGATCGATCAGGGCCGCGTCCATGACGTGACGATCGCGGGCAATGAGATCGTTGGGCACTTCAACGACAATCGGCCGTTTACGACCTATGCGCCGGACGACGCCAATCTCGTGCCGCGCCTACAGGCCAAGAACGTCTCAATCAGCGCCAAGCCGAATAATGAAGGCGGCAGCTTCCTGGTGACGCTCCTGCTCAACGCGCTGCCGCTCGTCGCATTCCTCGCGGTCTGGATTTTCCTGTCGCGGCAGATGCAGGGCGGCGCGGGCCGCGCGATGGGGTTTGGCAAGTCAAAGGCGAAGCTTTTGACCGAGACGCAAGGCCGCGTCACCTTCGAGGACGTCGCCGGCGTCGACGAAGCGAAAGAGGATCTGCAGGAGATCGTCGAATTCCTGCGCGATCCGCAGAAGTTCCAGCGGCTCGGCGGGCGCATTCCGCGCGGCGTGCTGCTGGTCGGACCGCCCGGCACGGGTAAAACCTTGCTCGCCCGCGCCATCGCCGGCGAGGCGGGCGTGCCCTTCTTCTCGATCTCGGGCTCCGACTTCGTCGAAATGTTCGTCGGCGTCGGCGCGTCGCGCGTGCGCGACATGTTCGAACAGGCGAAGAAGAACGCGCCCTGCATCATCTTCGTCGACGAAATCGACGCGGTCGGCCGCCATCGCGGCGCCGGCCTCGGCGGCGGCAATGACGAGCGCGAGCAGACCTTGAACCAGCTGCTCGTCGAGATGGACGGCTTCGAGGCGAATGAGGGCATCATCCTGATCGCCGCGACCAACCGTCCGGACGTGCTCGATCCGGCGCTGATGCGCCCCGGCCGCTTCGACCGGCAGATCCAGGTGCCGAACCCGGACTTCATCGGCCGCGAGAAGATTCTGAAGGTCCACGCCCGCAAGGTGCCTCTGGCGCCGGACGTTGATCTGAAGGTCGTGGCGCGCGGCACGCCGGGCTTCTCTGGCGCCGATCTGATGAATCTCGTCAACGAGGCGGCGCTGCTCGCGGCGCGGCGCTCGAAGCGGATCGTCACGAACCAGGAGTTCGAGGACGCCCGCGACAAGATCATGATGGGCGCCGAGCGTCGCACGCTGGTGATGACGGATGAGGAGAAGAAGCTCACCGCCTATCACGAAGGCGGCCATGCGCTGGTGTCCTTGAACGTGCCGGGGTCGATTCCGATCCACAAGGCGACGATCATTCCGCGCGGCAGAGCGCTCGGCATGGTGCAGGGCCTGCCCGAGCGCGATCAGATCTCGCAGAGCTACGAGCAGCTCGTGGCGATGCTGGCGATGGCGATGGGCGGCCGCGTCGCCGAAGAATTGATCTTTGGGGCGGCGAAGACGACCTCCGGCGCCGCCTCGGACATTCAGCAGGCGACGCGCATCGCCCGCGCGATGGTCACCCAGCTCGGCTTCTCGGACAAGCTCGGCACGGTCGCCTACGCCGATCCGCAGCAGGAGCAATTCCTCGGCTATTCGCTCGGACGCACGCAGACCTTCTCCGAACAGACGCAGGAAACGATCGACGCGGAGGTGCGCCGGCTGGTGCAGGAGGCTTACGAGAAGGCCAGACAGATCCTCGTCGACAAGCGTTCGGATCTGGATACGCTCGCCAATGCGCTTCTCGAATTCGAGACGCTGTCCGGCGACGAGATCAAGGGTCTGCTCGCGGGCAAGCGGCCGGTGCGCGAGGAATCGTCGCCGACGCCGCCGCCGCGCGGCTCGGCGGTGCCGACGACGGGGCAGAAGCCGGAGCCCGACGTCGGCGGCCTGGAGCCGCATCCGATCTGA
- the arsC gene encoding arsenate reductase (glutaredoxin) (This arsenate reductase requires both glutathione and glutaredoxin to convert arsenate to arsenite, after which the efflux transporter formed by ArsA and ArsB can extrude the arsenite from the cell, providing resistance.), translating to MEVKIYHNPACGTSRNVLAALRGAGYEPQVIDYLKNPPDRAALKELLRRMGKNVRDVLRKRGTPYAELGLDNPALSDEEIFAAIEQHPILIERPIVSMGDKAALCRPAETLQDLIARSKT from the coding sequence ATGGAAGTCAAGATCTACCACAATCCCGCCTGCGGGACCTCGCGCAACGTGTTGGCCGCCCTCCGCGGGGCCGGCTACGAGCCGCAGGTGATCGACTATCTCAAAAACCCGCCCGACCGGGCGGCCTTGAAGGAGCTTCTGCGCCGCATGGGCAAGAACGTGCGCGACGTGCTGCGCAAGCGCGGGACGCCCTATGCAGAGCTGGGACTCGATAATCCCGCCCTGTCGGACGAGGAGATTTTCGCCGCCATCGAACAGCATCCGATTCTGATCGAGCGGCCGATCGTTTCGATGGGCGACAAGGCGGCGCTCTGTCGACCCGCCGAGACGCTCCAAGATCTGATCGCGCGGTCCAAGACATAG
- the glmM gene encoding phosphoglucosamine mutase, whose protein sequence is MTRTYFGTDGIRGLANEKITPELALKVGQAAGLIFHRGEGRHRVVIGKDTRLSGYMIEYALVAGFTSVGMDPLLLGPMPTPAVAMLTRSMRADVGVMISASHNSFEDNGIKLFGPDGHKLSDEIEHEIERLIDGDMLRKRAGPKDLGRARRIDDVRARYIEFAKRTLPRNLSLEGLRLVVDCANGAAYKVAPEALWELGAEVIAIGVDPDGFNINHRVGSTAPQALRDKVRELRADVGIALDGDADRVIMVDENGRLIDGDQLMAVVAESWRDQGLLSKPGIVATIMSNFGLERHLNSIGLALERTPVGDRYVIERMREAGYNIGGEQSGHIILSDYCTTGDGLVTAMQALAEVKRQDRPVSEVCHRFEPLPQVLENVRAHRRELERTAVASAIDDARARLGGSGRLIVRPSGTEPVIRVMGEGDDRELVESLVAQICSVLKESAEAA, encoded by the coding sequence ATGACCCGCACCTATTTCGGCACAGATGGCATTCGTGGCCTCGCCAACGAGAAGATCACGCCGGAGCTCGCGCTCAAGGTTGGGCAGGCGGCCGGGCTGATCTTTCACCGCGGCGAAGGTCGGCACCGCGTCGTTATCGGCAAGGACACGCGGCTCTCAGGCTATATGATCGAATATGCGCTTGTCGCCGGCTTCACATCCGTCGGCATGGATCCGCTGCTGCTGGGGCCAATGCCGACGCCCGCAGTCGCCATGCTCACAAGATCGATGCGCGCCGACGTCGGCGTGATGATTTCCGCCTCTCACAATTCCTTCGAGGACAACGGCATCAAGCTGTTTGGACCGGACGGCCACAAGCTTTCGGACGAGATCGAACACGAGATCGAGCGTCTCATCGACGGCGACATGTTGCGCAAGCGCGCGGGACCGAAAGATCTCGGACGCGCCCGCCGCATCGACGACGTGCGCGCCCGCTATATCGAGTTCGCCAAGCGTACGCTGCCGCGCAATCTGAGCTTGGAAGGGTTGCGCCTCGTCGTCGATTGCGCGAATGGCGCGGCGTATAAAGTGGCGCCCGAGGCGCTGTGGGAGCTTGGCGCCGAAGTGATCGCGATCGGCGTCGATCCCGACGGATTTAACATCAATCATCGCGTGGGCTCCACAGCGCCGCAGGCGCTGCGTGACAAGGTCCGCGAGCTGCGCGCCGACGTGGGCATCGCGCTCGACGGCGACGCCGACCGCGTCATTATGGTCGACGAAAATGGGCGGCTGATCGACGGCGATCAGCTGATGGCGGTCGTCGCCGAAAGCTGGCGCGATCAGGGGCTGCTGTCAAAGCCGGGGATCGTCGCGACGATCATGTCCAATTTTGGATTGGAGCGCCATCTGAATTCGATCGGGCTCGCGCTCGAGCGAACGCCCGTCGGCGACCGTTATGTGATCGAGCGCATGCGCGAAGCCGGATACAACATTGGCGGCGAACAGTCGGGCCATATCATTCTCTCTGACTATTGCACGACGGGCGACGGGCTCGTGACGGCGATGCAGGCGCTCGCCGAGGTGAAGCGTCAGGATCGTCCGGTGAGCGAAGTTTGCCATCGGTTCGAGCCGCTGCCGCAGGTGCTGGAGAATGTGCGCGCCCATCGTCGCGAATTGGAGCGCACGGCGGTGGCGTCTGCGATCGACGATGCGCGGGCGCGACTCGGCGGCTCCGGCAGACTCATTGTGCGCCCCTCCGGCACTGAACCCGTGATCCGCGTCATGGGCGAAGGGGACGACCGCGAACTGGTCGAATCCCTCGTCGCGCAGATCTGCAGCGTCCTGAAGGAATCCGCCGAGGCGGCCTGA
- the chrA gene encoding chromate efflux transporter: MLEVLGVFLRLGVTSFGGPVAHLGYFHSEFVTRRKWLDEPAYSDIVALCQFLPGPASSQVGIIIGMLRAGLAGGLAAWIGFTMPSALALIGFAYGVGRLGDLSQVAWLHGLKVVAVAVVAQAVWAMARNLCPDRERATIAVAATLLTLAVPTASGQIGAIAAGGVVGWLFLSGETNGATTPLSIPINRAAAVASLAMFAVLLVGLPILATANPNPTIELISGFYRSGSLVFGGGHVVLPLLQQTFVSPGWIDRDAFLAGYGAAQAVPGPLFTFAAYLGAAMTSEPNGWVGGLICLVAIFLPSFLLVVGALPFWDALRHRTVAQSALKGINATVVGILLGALYTPVWTSAILGPADFGLGLLAFLLLALWRTPPWLVVILGAFGATLIAMVA, encoded by the coding sequence ATTCTGGAAGTGCTTGGCGTTTTTCTGCGCCTCGGCGTCACGAGTTTCGGCGGGCCGGTGGCCCATCTTGGCTATTTTCATTCTGAGTTCGTCACGCGCCGCAAATGGCTCGATGAGCCCGCCTACTCGGATATCGTCGCGCTCTGCCAGTTCCTTCCCGGCCCCGCGAGCAGTCAGGTCGGCATCATCATCGGCATGTTGCGGGCCGGCCTCGCCGGCGGATTGGCGGCATGGATCGGCTTCACCATGCCTTCGGCGCTCGCGTTGATCGGCTTCGCCTATGGCGTCGGGCGCCTCGGCGATCTCTCGCAGGTCGCCTGGCTGCACGGCCTCAAAGTCGTCGCTGTCGCGGTCGTCGCGCAAGCGGTGTGGGCGATGGCGCGAAACCTTTGTCCGGATCGGGAGCGGGCGACCATCGCCGTGGCGGCGACGCTGCTGACATTGGCGGTCCCCACGGCCAGCGGTCAGATTGGCGCGATTGCGGCGGGGGGCGTCGTTGGCTGGCTGTTCCTCTCGGGGGAGACCAACGGAGCCACGACGCCTCTGTCAATCCCCATCAACCGGGCCGCGGCCGTCGCCTCGCTCGCGATGTTCGCCGTTTTGCTGGTCGGGTTGCCCATCCTGGCGACCGCAAACCCCAATCCGACGATCGAGCTTATCAGCGGCTTTTATCGCTCCGGGTCGCTCGTCTTCGGCGGCGGGCACGTCGTGTTGCCGCTGCTGCAGCAGACCTTCGTATCTCCAGGCTGGATCGACCGTGACGCATTCCTTGCCGGCTATGGCGCGGCGCAAGCGGTTCCCGGCCCGCTGTTCACTTTCGCGGCCTATCTCGGCGCGGCGATGACGTCCGAGCCAAACGGCTGGGTTGGCGGGCTGATCTGTCTCGTCGCGATTTTCCTGCCGTCTTTTCTGCTGGTCGTCGGCGCGCTGCCTTTTTGGGACGCTTTGCGTCATCGAACGGTGGCGCAATCGGCGCTCAAAGGGATCAACGCGACCGTCGTCGGAATTCTGCTCGGAGCGCTCTATACCCCGGTTTGGACGAGCGCGATCCTTGGCCCGGCCGATTTCGGGCTCGGCCTTCTTGCTTTCCTCTTGCTCGCGCTCTGGCGGACGCCGCCGTGGCTGGTCGTCATCCTCGGCGCATTCGGCGCAACGCTCATCGCCATGGTCGCCTAA
- the xseA gene encoding exodeoxyribonuclease VII large subunit encodes MTQDAKREHISSMPDLTEIGGDAPQTNTPEISVSELANALKQTIEDRFGRVRVRGEISNYRGPHASGHAYFCLKDQNARLDAVIWRSTFLRLRTRPQEGLEVVATGRLTTFPGKSSYQIVIESLEPAGVGALMALLDARRKALAAEGLFDEARKRPLPFLPRVVGVVTSPTGAVIRDILHRLNDRFPRRVLVWPVRVQGESCAEEVAAGIRGFNALPVGGAIPRPDVLIVARGGGSLEDLWGFNEELVVLAAAESAIPLISAIGHETDTTLIDFVADLRAPTPTGAAEKAVPVRVELFEHLAIRTSRLEGARRRAMDQRRVQLSTYARLLPAGDALLANPRQRFDRAAERLRAGARAARDGRRLRLSRAATLLARHSPQAELARVREQLRGLGARLQQGYRARRVLAGQENAAARQRLAGAAQRLDRAITGLIGGHQDRIDRLARLQETLSHRSALARGFALVHDDSGALVRSVAQAPPGTGLDIEIADGRIQARAGIAIPDPPARPRPRRRLKSADSDDQGSLF; translated from the coding sequence ATGACGCAAGACGCAAAGCGTGAGCATATCTCATCCATGCCCGACCTCACCGAAATCGGCGGAGACGCGCCTCAGACCAATACGCCTGAGATCAGCGTCTCTGAACTCGCGAACGCGCTGAAGCAGACGATCGAGGATCGCTTCGGGCGCGTGCGCGTGCGCGGCGAGATCTCCAACTATCGCGGCCCGCACGCCTCCGGCCACGCCTATTTCTGCCTCAAGGATCAGAATGCGCGACTCGACGCGGTGATCTGGCGGTCGACGTTTCTGCGCCTGCGCACGCGGCCGCAGGAGGGACTGGAAGTCGTCGCGACCGGCCGCCTCACAACGTTCCCAGGAAAGTCGTCCTATCAGATCGTCATCGAGTCGCTGGAGCCTGCAGGCGTCGGCGCGCTGATGGCGCTGCTCGACGCGCGCCGCAAGGCGCTCGCGGCCGAGGGCCTCTTCGACGAAGCGCGCAAGCGCCCCCTGCCCTTCCTGCCGCGCGTCGTCGGCGTGGTGACCTCGCCGACCGGCGCCGTCATCCGCGACATCCTGCACCGTCTCAACGACCGCTTCCCGCGCCGCGTGCTGGTCTGGCCCGTGCGCGTGCAGGGCGAGAGTTGCGCCGAGGAGGTCGCGGCGGGCATTCGCGGTTTCAATGCGCTGCCTGTCGGGGGGGCCATTCCCCGCCCCGACGTGCTGATCGTCGCGCGCGGCGGCGGCTCGCTCGAGGATCTGTGGGGCTTCAATGAGGAACTCGTCGTTCTCGCGGCGGCGGAGAGCGCCATTCCGCTCATTTCGGCGATCGGCCATGAGACCGATACGACGCTCATCGATTTCGTCGCCGACCTGCGGGCGCCGACGCCGACCGGCGCGGCCGAGAAAGCCGTTCCGGTGCGCGTCGAGCTTTTCGAACATCTCGCGATACGCACAAGCCGGCTGGAGGGCGCGCGCCGCCGCGCCATGGACCAACGTCGCGTCCAGCTTTCGACCTACGCACGCCTGCTCCCCGCTGGCGACGCCCTGCTCGCCAATCCGCGCCAGCGTTTCGACCGGGCGGCCGAACGGCTGCGCGCCGGCGCCCGCGCCGCCCGAGACGGACGGCGTCTGCGGCTGTCGCGCGCCGCAACGCTGCTCGCCCGCCACTCGCCGCAGGCGGAGCTGGCGCGCGTGCGTGAGCAGCTGCGCGGTCTTGGCGCGCGGCTGCAGCAGGGTTATCGCGCCAGGCGCGTTCTCGCGGGCCAGGAGAACGCCGCCGCCAGGCAGCGCCTCGCCGGCGCGGCGCAGCGTCTCGACCGCGCGATCACCGGCTTGATCGGCGGCCATCAGGACAGGATCGACCGACTGGCCCGGCTGCAGGAAACGCTCAGCCATCGCTCGGCGTTGGCGCGAGGCTTTGCGCTAGTGCATGACGACAGCGGCGCGCTGGTGCGCAGCGTCGCGCAGGCTCCTCCTGGAACGGGTCTCGATATCGAGATCGCCGACGGCAGAATCCAGGCGCGCGCTGGCATTGCGATTCCAGATCCGCCGGCGCGCCCGCGCCCGCGGCGCCGCCTAAAAAGCGCCGACAGCGACGATCAGGGATCGCTGTTCTGA
- the pal gene encoding peptidoglycan-associated lipoprotein Pal produces MLHSKRACGAKFVVALTAVMAALALSACAKNSADEAANDLAGGRYGRGGVASPGSHQDFVVNVGDRIFFETDSTDLTSTAQATLDKQAEWLNRYSRYSFTMEGHADERGTREYNFALGARRAEVAKNYLIARGVSGSRIRTVSYGKERPVAVCDDISCWSQNRRAVTVLSGGNS; encoded by the coding sequence ATGCTGCATTCGAAACGCGCCTGCGGCGCCAAATTCGTCGTCGCGCTGACGGCGGTCATGGCGGCCCTGGCGCTCTCGGCCTGCGCCAAGAACAGCGCGGATGAAGCCGCGAATGATCTAGCGGGCGGACGCTATGGACGCGGCGGCGTCGCCAGCCCCGGAAGCCATCAGGATTTCGTGGTCAATGTCGGAGATCGCATCTTCTTTGAAACCGACTCCACTGATTTGACCTCCACCGCGCAGGCCACGCTCGATAAGCAGGCCGAATGGCTCAATCGTTACTCTCGCTACAGCTTCACGATGGAAGGCCACGCCGACGAGCGCGGCACCCGCGAATATAATTTCGCGCTCGGCGCGCGACGCGCCGAAGTGGCCAAGAATTACCTCATCGCGCGCGGGGTTTCGGGGTCGCGCATCCGCACGGTGAGCTATGGCAAGGAGCGTCCTGTCGCCGTCTGCGACGACATCTCCTGCTGGTCGCAGAACCGTCGCGCCGTCACGGTGCTTTCCGGCGGCAATTCCTGA
- a CDS encoding isochorismatase family protein, whose translation MAGEAMRLNPGDALIVLDVQRDFCAGGALEVSGADEIVSVVNEMIEEAADAGVPIVASRDWHPIGHASFRDCGGPWPAHCVQDSAGAQFHPDLRLPEQAVIVSKGATLERDQLSALNGTGLAERLRRLGVRRLLIVGLALDVCVLETALDAVAEGFETHVRLSGARAITPEGGRDAVEKMRMAGVFVEEC comes from the coding sequence ATGGCCGGCGAAGCGATGCGCCTGAACCCTGGCGACGCGCTCATCGTCCTGGACGTGCAGCGCGATTTCTGCGCCGGCGGCGCCTTAGAGGTTTCCGGAGCCGACGAGATCGTCTCCGTGGTCAATGAAATGATCGAGGAAGCCGCGGACGCCGGCGTTCCCATCGTCGCGTCGCGGGACTGGCATCCAATCGGCCATGCGAGTTTTCGCGACTGCGGCGGACCATGGCCGGCGCATTGCGTTCAGGACAGCGCCGGCGCGCAGTTCCATCCCGATCTGCGCCTGCCTGAGCAGGCCGTCATCGTCAGCAAGGGAGCGACGCTCGAGCGCGACCAGCTTTCGGCGCTCAACGGAACGGGGCTCGCGGAACGGCTGCGGCGTCTTGGCGTGCGTCGCCTCCTGATTGTCGGACTGGCGCTGGACGTCTGCGTGCTCGAAACGGCGCTGGACGCCGTCGCGGAAGGATTTGAAACGCATGTGCGGCTTTCCGGCGCGCGCGCCATCACGCCGGAAGGCGGAAGAGACGCCGTCGAAAAGATGAGAATGGCGGGCGTCTTCGTGGAGGAATGCTGA
- a CDS encoding nicotinate phosphoribosyltransferase, which produces MSSSALFADLYEFTMLRAYFELGMNAQATFSLFVRNMPPQRNFLIAAGLNDLLHEIEHLRFEPQHIDYLGSLKIFSPPFLDWLAGFRFSGDIYAMREGAPFFQNEPILEVVAPIAEAQLIETLVLNQIGLQTILASKAARVVAAARGASVVDFGARRAHGMDAATKGARAFYIAGVDATSNVAAGQAYGLPVAGTMAHSFIEACASEADAFQSFSEVFPDTTLLVDTYDTLDGVKKVVALARARGTNFKVRAVRLDSGDLDMLSRQTRRILDDAGLTDVQIVASGGLDEIKIDALTSRGAPIDVFGVGTDMAASSDAPAIDIAYKLTDYAGKGRMKLSAGKRSLPGRKQVFRQFSDGVASRDIIAREGETPPGVPLLQPFMLSGRRVAAQSCDLPQIRDYAKEQLAALPSHLKALGSHARYDVAISDALASYERETRARLID; this is translated from the coding sequence GTGTCCAGCAGCGCGCTCTTCGCGGATCTCTATGAATTCACGATGCTGCGCGCCTATTTCGAATTAGGCATGAACGCGCAAGCGACGTTCAGCCTTTTCGTGCGCAATATGCCGCCGCAACGCAATTTTCTGATCGCCGCCGGCTTGAACGATCTTCTTCATGAGATCGAGCATCTGCGTTTTGAGCCGCAGCACATCGACTATCTGGGATCGCTCAAGATCTTTTCGCCGCCGTTCCTCGACTGGCTCGCCGGCTTTCGCTTCTCCGGCGACATCTATGCGATGCGCGAAGGCGCGCCGTTCTTTCAGAACGAGCCGATCCTGGAAGTGGTTGCGCCCATCGCCGAAGCGCAGCTCATCGAAACGCTGGTTCTCAATCAGATCGGATTGCAAACGATACTGGCGTCGAAAGCGGCGCGCGTCGTCGCCGCGGCGCGCGGCGCCAGCGTCGTCGACTTCGGCGCGCGACGGGCGCACGGCATGGATGCGGCGACAAAGGGCGCGCGCGCATTCTACATCGCCGGAGTCGATGCGACCTCCAATGTCGCGGCCGGCCAAGCCTATGGACTGCCCGTCGCCGGCACGATGGCGCACAGCTTTATCGAAGCCTGCGCCTCCGAGGCGGACGCCTTTCAGTCCTTCAGCGAAGTCTTTCCCGACACGACATTGCTCGTTGACACCTATGACACGCTCGACGGCGTCAAGAAAGTCGTCGCGCTCGCGAGGGCGCGCGGGACGAACTTCAAAGTCCGCGCGGTGCGTCTCGACTCCGGCGATCTCGACATGCTGTCGCGCCAAACGCGCCGCATCCTCGATGACGCCGGCTTGACCGACGTGCAGATCGTCGCGAGCGGCGGCCTCGATGAAATCAAAATCGACGCTCTGACGTCGCGCGGCGCGCCCATCGACGTCTTTGGCGTCGGGACGGATATGGCGGCGTCGAGCGATGCGCCAGCCATCGACATCGCCTATAAGCTGACCGACTACGCCGGCAAGGGACGCATGAAACTGTCGGCGGGCAAGCGCTCGCTGCCGGGCCGCAAACAGGTTTTTCGACAGTTTAGCGACGGCGTCGCGTCGAGGGACATCATCGCCCGGGAGGGCGAAACTCCGCCGGGCGTCCCCTTGCTGCAGCCGTTCATGCTGTCAGGTCGCCGGGTCGCGGCGCAGTCATGCGACCTTCCGCAAATACGCGATTACGCGAAAGAGCAGCTCGCTGCGTTGCCGTCGCATCTGAAAGCTCTCGGATCGCATGCGCGCTATGACGTGGCGATCAGCGACGCGCTCGCCAGCTATGAGCGCGAAACTCGCGCGCGGTTGATCGACTGA
- a CDS encoding BLUF domain-containing protein, with translation MHRLVYFSNANLDLNLSAIEGMVEMSAERNRPRRISGALLYNGLNFLQILEGPRQALTPLYLQIRMDSRHSGVVKLVHERISMRSFPDWGMKLVCGAPEYVAVARETAPREGGLSAMVDGFFSVGQAAAFAEHR, from the coding sequence ATGCATCGACTTGTCTATTTCAGTAACGCAAATCTTGATCTGAACCTCTCCGCGATCGAGGGAATGGTCGAGATGTCGGCGGAGCGGAATCGTCCGCGGCGCATCAGCGGCGCGCTCCTCTACAACGGCCTCAATTTTTTGCAGATTCTGGAGGGTCCGCGGCAAGCGCTGACCCCGCTCTATCTGCAGATCCGGATGGATTCCCGGCACTCGGGCGTCGTCAAGCTCGTTCACGAACGCATTTCAATGCGCAGTTTCCCCGATTGGGGCATGAAGCTCGTGTGCGGCGCGCCGGAATATGTGGCCGTTGCGCGGGAAACGGCGCCGCGCGAGGGCGGTCTTTCCGCGATGGTGGACGGTTTTTTCAGCGTTGGACAGGCGGCGGCCTTCGCCGAACATAGGTGA
- a CDS encoding DUF2585 domain-containing protein, whose translation MMMSATTACGVAAAAIAALVVQAGALWALGRPFLCARGEFKLWEGDAASPCLSQHLTDWYSFTHVIHGVLFYFLVWLAAPGLSFAQRFLIVLAVEVGWEILENTPFAIRHYRKQPPAQDYAGDSIVNSLADTLAMTLGFVLAWRLPILGVIAISLLLEVVVALNIRDNFTLNVLGFIHPFDVIRRWQNGAP comes from the coding sequence ATGATGATGAGCGCAACGACGGCGTGCGGCGTGGCGGCGGCGGCGATCGCCGCGCTTGTCGTTCAGGCCGGCGCGCTTTGGGCGCTCGGCCGCCCGTTTCTCTGCGCCCGCGGCGAATTCAAGCTGTGGGAGGGCGACGCCGCCTCTCCCTGCCTCTCCCAGCATCTCACCGACTGGTACAGCTTCACGCATGTCATCCACGGCGTGCTGTTCTATTTCCTGGTTTGGCTCGCGGCGCCGGGACTGTCGTTCGCGCAGCGCTTCCTGATCGTGCTGGCGGTTGAAGTGGGATGGGAGATCCTCGAAAACACGCCCTTCGCCATCCGTCACTATCGCAAGCAGCCGCCGGCGCAGGACTATGCAGGAGACAGCATCGTCAATTCGCTCGCCGATACGCTGGCGATGACGCTGGGCTTCGTTCTTGCGTGGCGGCTGCCGATCTTGGGCGTTATCGCAATCTCTCTGCTTCTTGAAGTCGTGGTCGCGCTGAACATTAGAGACAATTTCACGCTCAATGTGCTCGGTTTCATCCATCCGTTCGATGTCATCCGCCGCTGGCAAAACGGCGCGCCATAG